One genomic region from Anabaena sp. PCC 7108 encodes:
- a CDS encoding RNA-binding protein, whose translation MTIYVGNLSYRATEADLKAVFADYGEVKRVVLPTDRETGKIRGFAFVDMIEDAQEDAAITELDGAEWMGRQLRVNKAKPREDNRRDDNRRGSWESRQDF comes from the coding sequence ATGACTATTTACGTTGGAAATCTCTCTTACCGTGCGACCGAAGCAGACTTAAAAGCCGTGTTTGCTGATTATGGCGAAGTTAAAAGAGTTGTCTTACCTACTGACCGCGAAACTGGAAAAATACGTGGATTTGCTTTTGTTGATATGATCGAAGACGCACAAGAAGATGCAGCTATTACAGAATTAGACGGTGCAGAATGGATGGGTCGTCAACTGAGAGTTAATAAAGCAAAACCACGAGAAGATAATCGAAGGGATGATAATCGACGTGGTAGTTGGGAGTCGAGACAAGATTTTTAA
- a CDS encoding CHAT domain-containing protein: MQQPQTIIQQARILYNGGKFLEVLPLLQQAATEFKIQKDFLNQSIVLSNLAATFGQLGQWEQAEKNINFSLSLLQYQTPTAEQQHILAQTFDIQGQLQLERGKIQDALDTWIQSAKIYKQLGAKERLIQSQINQSLALQSLGLYPRACQTLLLSLNSETSNCEVSVARLASWKSQVFSFQNIQSINALGHVLRVLGQLHESQQVLNLGLQAAAKLNLLQIQAEVYLNIGNTTRAFANQPGLNKQQKSQYQETALSAYVNSAQLATLQNTQIQALLNRLSLLVDLQKWQEAKALWLTLKPQISQISNNQMGIYAQINLVESLIKLAIHFSESFIEIEQILNSAYGKAQNLGTPRTQAYILLTQGRLSELQKQWTKAENYTTQALKLAPSFEYPDIAYQLLWQLGRIQQLQKNTEGAISQYTQSIKILGSLRGDLVTVNPDVQFSFRESVEPIYRELVGLLLKEESPSQAKLQQARQIIESLQLAELDNFFRDACADAKPKLIDEIDPTAAVIYPIILNDRLEVILSIPNKPLRKYTTNQPQAELKTTIKQARISLRRTAFPQERLPVLQKLYNWLIRPAEADLTANGIKTLVFVLDGALQSLPMTTLHDGQQYLLEKYNIALTSGLQLLEPKPLTQVKLKALIAALTEARQGFPALPEVATEVQQISSEIPTNTLLNQQFIVESLQKQIKAASFPIVHLATHGQFSSKAADTFILTWDKRLNVKELDQLLRESRNDAKKPSIELLVLSACETAAGDERAALGLAGIAIRSGAGSTVGTLWQVNDESTSILISEFYRQLAKSKVSKAEALRNAQLLLLKNQKFQNPYFWSAFVLVGNWQ; this comes from the coding sequence ATGCAACAACCACAGACCATTATTCAACAAGCTCGGATACTTTATAATGGGGGCAAGTTTCTAGAAGTTTTACCTTTATTACAACAAGCTGCAACGGAATTTAAGATACAGAAAGACTTCTTAAATCAAAGCATTGTATTAAGTAATCTCGCTGCAACCTTCGGACAATTAGGACAATGGGAACAAGCAGAAAAAAATATCAATTTTAGTCTTTCCCTGCTTCAATACCAAACTCCAACTGCTGAACAACAGCATATACTTGCCCAAACTTTCGATATTCAAGGACAATTGCAACTAGAACGAGGTAAAATCCAAGATGCTTTAGATACTTGGATTCAGTCAGCTAAAATCTACAAACAACTAGGAGCAAAAGAGCGACTAATCCAAAGTCAAATTAACCAAAGTTTAGCTTTACAATCATTAGGATTGTATCCTAGAGCTTGCCAAACGCTATTATTATCTTTAAATTCAGAAACATCAAACTGTGAAGTTTCTGTTGCAAGATTAGCAAGTTGGAAAAGTCAAGTATTTTCTTTCCAGAATATTCAATCTATAAACGCTTTAGGTCATGTTCTCCGAGTTTTAGGACAGTTGCATGAATCCCAACAAGTTTTAAATTTGGGTTTACAGGCGGCAGCAAAATTAAATCTTCTTCAAATCCAAGCAGAAGTTTATTTAAATATCGGTAATACAACCCGTGCTTTTGCTAATCAACCTGGTTTAAATAAACAACAAAAAAGCCAATATCAAGAAACTGCACTTTCGGCTTATGTTAATTCTGCTCAATTAGCAACTCTTCAAAATACTCAAATTCAAGCTTTATTAAATCGTCTTAGTTTATTGGTAGATTTGCAAAAATGGCAAGAAGCAAAAGCTTTATGGTTAACATTAAAACCGCAAATTAGCCAAATCTCTAATAATCAAATGGGAATTTATGCTCAAATTAATTTAGTTGAAAGTTTAATTAAATTAGCAATACATTTTTCTGAATCATTTATAGAAATTGAGCAAATATTAAACAGTGCTTATGGAAAAGCCCAAAATTTAGGAACTCCCCGCACACAAGCTTATATATTACTCACACAAGGTAGATTATCGGAACTGCAAAAACAATGGACAAAAGCCGAAAATTATACAACACAAGCTTTGAAGTTAGCGCCATCTTTTGAGTATCCTGATATTGCTTATCAATTATTATGGCAATTAGGACGGATTCAACAATTACAAAAAAATACTGAAGGGGCAATTTCTCAATATACCCAATCTATTAAAATCCTGGGTTCTTTGCGCGGTGATTTGGTGACAGTTAACCCTGATGTCCAATTTTCTTTTCGGGAAAGTGTCGAACCAATTTATCGAGAGTTGGTGGGATTATTATTAAAAGAAGAATCTCCCAGTCAGGCTAAATTACAACAAGCCCGTCAAATAATTGAATCTTTGCAATTAGCAGAATTAGATAACTTTTTCCGTGATGCTTGTGCAGATGCTAAACCGAAACTAATTGATGAAATTGATCCCACTGCAGCTGTTATTTATCCAATCATTTTAAATGACAGACTAGAAGTTATTCTCTCTATTCCTAACAAACCCTTACGTAAATACACAACTAATCAACCCCAGGCGGAATTAAAAACTACGATTAAACAAGCCCGAATTTCCCTGAGACGGACGGCTTTTCCACAAGAGCGATTACCTGTACTTCAAAAACTTTACAATTGGTTAATTCGTCCTGCTGAGGCTGATTTAACCGCCAATGGTATCAAAACTTTGGTATTTGTCCTTGATGGTGCTTTACAGAGTTTACCAATGACCACGCTTCATGATGGTCAACAATATCTCTTGGAAAAATATAACATTGCCCTGACTTCTGGACTCCAACTTCTCGAACCTAAACCTCTAACCCAAGTTAAACTCAAAGCCTTAATTGCAGCACTGACAGAAGCACGTCAGGGTTTTCCCGCTTTACCAGAAGTGGCGACTGAAGTTCAGCAGATTTCATCGGAGATACCCACAAATACACTTTTAAATCAGCAGTTTATTGTTGAATCTCTACAAAAGCAAATCAAAGCAGCATCTTTTCCTATCGTTCATTTAGCTACTCATGGTCAATTTAGCTCCAAAGCCGCAGACACCTTTATTTTAACTTGGGATAAGCGGCTAAATGTCAAAGAATTAGACCAATTATTGCGAGAATCCCGCAATGATGCCAAAAAACCATCCATTGAATTGTTAGTTCTCAGTGCCTGTGAAACTGCTGCTGGTGATGAACGGGCAGCTTTAGGCTTGGCAGGTATAGCAATTCGTTCGGGTGCTGGTAGTACTGTCGGTACTCTCTGGCAAGTTAACGACGAATCTACATCTATTCTCATTAGCGAATTTTACAGGCAATTAGCTAAATCTAAAGTTAGTAAAGCTGAAGCCCTCCGCAATGCTCAACTATTGCTCTTAAAAAATCAAAAATTCCAGAATCCGTATTTTTGGTCTGCCTTTGTGTTGGTAGGAAATTGGCAATAA
- a CDS encoding DUF928 domain-containing protein, with the protein MNMQKLSRSLLSLLFTGLVLLPLAPAQAVTFKAKGSPQKTGGGATRGICQQVENSSPQPILTALIPATEKELTVAAYPTVLVKISESVTRKAELTLWDGEGNGIYQTIVDLTATPGITSFKIPKAAGALAVGKQYKWNLALICDPEERQRDIVLEGRLERVELSSALNSSLATASPLEKAQLYAQNGLWYDTVATLADLKRSLPQNTQIGAEWHELLQSVGLTELSQVPVVDCCQQPQN; encoded by the coding sequence ATGAATATGCAAAAATTATCTCGTTCCCTATTATCTCTGCTCTTTACTGGACTGGTATTACTGCCCTTAGCACCAGCCCAAGCTGTCACCTTTAAAGCTAAAGGTAGTCCCCAAAAAACTGGAGGGGGCGCAACCAGAGGAATTTGTCAGCAAGTTGAAAATTCATCTCCACAACCAATTTTGACGGCTTTAATTCCAGCCACCGAAAAAGAGTTAACAGTTGCGGCTTATCCCACTGTTTTGGTGAAAATATCTGAATCGGTGACTCGGAAGGCTGAATTGACTTTATGGGATGGTGAAGGCAACGGAATTTACCAAACTATCGTTGATTTGACAGCTACTCCGGGAATTACTAGCTTTAAAATTCCGAAAGCGGCTGGGGCTTTGGCTGTTGGTAAGCAGTATAAATGGAATCTGGCTTTGATTTGTGATCCAGAAGAACGACAACGGGATATTGTTTTGGAAGGAAGATTGGAACGTGTCGAACTCAGTTCTGCGCTCAATAGTAGTCTAGCAACTGCCAGCCCCTTGGAAAAAGCTCAACTCTATGCTCAAAATGGACTGTGGTATGACACTGTAGCCACATTAGCTGATTTAAAGCGATCGCTTCCGCAAAATACCCAAATTGGCGCTGAATGGCACGAACTTCTTCAGTCTGTTGGCTTAACTGAACTTAGCCAAGTCCCTGTAGTTGATTGTTGTCAGCAGCCCCAAAATTAA
- a CDS encoding CHASE2 domain-containing protein produces the protein MIKLKPFLNSWRAVLVVTPSVAGCIIIMRVLGLFQMIDWTALDQFFQLRSPEPPDSRIVVVTIDEATIREVGQWPIPDAVLAKMLDKIRQQKPLAIGLDLYRDLPVQPGHEQLIQILKSTPNLIGVKKVVGDGYGPEVNPHPILSERDQIAASDLLLDADGKVRRGLISLETKSGEEVLGLAAKLSLMYLKNKGIDLKEIDAEKRHYQLGKAIFIPFEKNDGGYIRSDDRGYQILLNFRGTQDHFQKYSIMQVVNDDVPANWGRDRIILIGATAESLHDDFFTPYSTSFSAFPERMPGVIIHANLASQILSAALEGRPMMRGSPEAIQWLWIILWSFVGAILGWTLRSKKFIYKNISYRETVLSLIMAASSLILGSYLVFLQGWWIPFVPSLLGLGGSAIAIAIYTTRLERQDRYTLMALFKQQVTSQVADQIWTSRHNLLQKGSVIGREMTASVLFSDLEGFTSIATTMTPTALMSWLNEYMQAMADIVLEYNGMVNKFIGDAVMALFGVPIERTNLVEIAIDAENAVGCALAMADKLRSLNQQWQLSGNPTVAIRIGIATGTVVTGMLGNTHRAEYTALGDTVNVASRLESYDKSLNCGLCRILINEETYQHIKDKFPTKFIGSIRLKGRDELTQIYQVLVS, from the coding sequence GTGATTAAACTCAAACCGTTCCTCAATAGCTGGCGAGCAGTATTGGTAGTAACTCCATCAGTAGCGGGTTGCATCATTATCATGCGTGTTCTGGGGTTGTTTCAGATGATAGATTGGACAGCACTTGACCAATTTTTTCAACTGCGTTCCCCAGAACCTCCAGACTCCCGGATTGTGGTAGTTACTATTGATGAAGCGACGATTAGAGAAGTTGGGCAATGGCCAATTCCTGATGCTGTACTGGCAAAAATGTTAGATAAAATCCGCCAACAAAAACCCCTAGCTATTGGTTTGGATTTATATCGAGATTTACCTGTACAACCTGGTCATGAACAACTAATTCAAATCCTCAAATCTACACCCAATCTAATTGGGGTAAAAAAAGTTGTGGGAGATGGATATGGACCGGAAGTAAATCCCCATCCAATCTTAAGTGAACGAGATCAAATAGCTGCTTCCGATTTGTTATTAGATGCTGATGGTAAAGTCCGTCGGGGTCTAATTTCTTTGGAAACTAAATCGGGTGAAGAAGTTTTAGGTTTGGCAGCAAAACTATCTTTAATGTATTTAAAAAATAAAGGAATTGATTTAAAAGAAATAGATGCAGAAAAACGTCATTATCAACTAGGAAAAGCTATTTTTATTCCTTTTGAAAAAAATGATGGTGGTTATATTCGCAGCGATGATCGAGGCTATCAGATTTTACTAAATTTTCGAGGCACACAAGACCACTTTCAAAAATATTCAATTATGCAGGTGGTGAATGATGATGTCCCTGCAAATTGGGGACGAGATCGGATTATTTTAATTGGTGCAACTGCGGAAAGTTTGCATGATGATTTTTTCACTCCTTACAGTACTTCTTTTAGTGCTTTTCCAGAAAGAATGCCTGGGGTGATTATTCATGCTAATTTAGCTAGTCAAATTTTGAGTGCTGCATTAGAAGGCAGACCAATGATGCGCGGTAGTCCTGAAGCAATACAATGGCTATGGATTATTTTATGGTCTTTTGTTGGTGCTATTCTCGGCTGGACATTGCGGTCTAAAAAATTTATTTATAAAAATATCTCTTACAGAGAAACGGTATTAAGTTTAATAATGGCTGCAAGTAGTTTGATTTTAGGTTCTTACCTGGTTTTTCTCCAAGGTTGGTGGATTCCTTTTGTCCCATCACTGCTTGGTTTAGGGGGATCTGCGATCGCAATTGCTATTTATACTACCCGTTTAGAACGTCAAGACCGATACACTCTTATGGCCTTGTTCAAACAGCAGGTAACATCTCAAGTTGCCGATCAAATCTGGACATCTCGCCACAATTTGCTGCAAAAAGGGTCAGTTATTGGGCGAGAAATGACAGCAAGCGTACTGTTTTCAGATTTAGAGGGTTTTACCTCTATTGCCACCACCATGACTCCTACGGCGCTTATGTCTTGGCTGAATGAATATATGCAAGCAATGGCTGATATTGTCCTGGAATATAACGGGATGGTGAATAAATTTATTGGTGATGCAGTAATGGCGCTGTTTGGTGTGCCAATTGAACGCACAAACTTGGTAGAAATCGCCATTGATGCTGAAAATGCAGTTGGTTGTGCTTTAGCAATGGCCGATAAATTGCGATCGCTAAATCAACAATGGCAGTTATCAGGTAATCCCACCGTTGCTATTCGCATTGGGATTGCCACAGGAACAGTAGTTACAGGTATGCTAGGTAACACCCACCGAGCCGAATATACAGCCCTAGGAGACACGGTAAATGTCGCATCTAGATTAGAAAGTTATGATAAATCTTTGAATTGTGGACTTTGCCGAATTTTGATTAATGAAGAAACTTATCAACATATTAAAGATAAGTTTCCTACCAAATTTATCGGCAGCATTCGGTTAAAAGGACGAGATGAATTAACTCAAATCTACCAAGTTTTAGTATCTTAA
- a CDS encoding ubiquinol-cytochrome c reductase iron-sulfur subunit, which produces MKRREFINWVGLGCLASSLPVALAACSPETSTSATSGSNEATKGWQKVGTVAQLDKNGQLLAENSPIGAVLVVGTSKASKDLIAVNPTCTHEGCTVAWEAKQNTFVCPCHSAEFARDGKAQKRPAKKPLKTYLAKIEAGSVFVKTA; this is translated from the coding sequence ATGAAACGTCGTGAGTTTATAAACTGGGTGGGTTTAGGTTGTTTAGCTAGTTCTCTACCTGTCGCCCTTGCTGCTTGTTCTCCCGAAACCAGCACATCTGCTACTTCTGGATCTAATGAAGCTACTAAGGGCTGGCAAAAAGTGGGTACTGTGGCACAATTAGATAAAAATGGGCAATTATTGGCGGAAAATTCACCCATTGGGGCAGTGTTAGTAGTGGGAACATCGAAAGCGTCCAAAGACTTGATTGCAGTTAATCCTACCTGTACTCATGAAGGTTGTACAGTTGCATGGGAAGCAAAACAAAATACATTTGTTTGTCCCTGTCATAGTGCAGAATTTGCTCGTGATGGTAAAGCACAAAAGAGGCCAGCTAAAAAACCGCTGAAAACTTACCTAGCGAAGATTGAAGCTGGTTCTGTGTTTGTCAAGACGGCTTAA
- a CDS encoding DUF4277 domain-containing protein: MKESQVAMPILNIDHLGIVAGIIDEMELVEEVNKIVGIKTREILTPGQVIIYRLVKNNTLTKSN, encoded by the coding sequence ATGAAAGAGTCTCAAGTTGCCATGCCAATCCTAAATATAGACCATTTAGGAATAGTAGCGGGAATAATAGACGAGATGGAATTGGTAGAAGAAGTGAATAAAATAGTGGGAATAAAAACAAGAGAAATTCTCACACCGGGACAAGTAATAATATATAGGTTGGTGAAAAATAACACATTAACTAAAAGCAACTAA
- a CDS encoding S-methyl-5'-thioadenosine phosphorylase, whose translation MTIAQIGIIGGSGLYKMESLEDVEELEIQTPFGSPSDAFILGTLGKTRVAFLARHGRNHTLSPSELPFRANIYAMKQLGVKYLISASAVGSLKEEAKPLDMVVPDQFIDRTKNRISTFFGEGIVAHITFGEPICQNLASVVADAIASLNLPDVSLHRGGTYVCMEGPAFSTKAESNLYRSWGATVIGMTNLPEAKLAREAEIAYATLALVTDYDCWHPDHDSVTVEMVIANLHKNAVNAQKVIQETVKRLTENPPASDAHLALKYAILTNLDKAPAATKEKLGLLLEKYL comes from the coding sequence ATGACAATAGCACAAATAGGCATTATAGGTGGTAGTGGTTTATACAAGATGGAGTCACTTGAAGATGTGGAAGAATTAGAGATACAGACTCCCTTTGGTTCACCATCAGACGCTTTTATTTTAGGTACGTTAGGAAAAACTAGAGTTGCTTTTTTAGCTCGTCATGGTCGTAATCATACGCTTTCACCTTCCGAGTTACCATTTCGTGCCAATATTTATGCCATGAAGCAATTGGGTGTGAAGTACTTAATTTCAGCCAGTGCAGTTGGTTCTTTGAAGGAAGAAGCTAAACCACTAGATATGGTAGTACCAGATCAGTTTATTGACAGGACAAAAAATCGAATTTCTACGTTTTTTGGTGAAGGAATTGTGGCACATATCACATTTGGTGAGCCGATTTGCCAAAATTTGGCTAGTGTGGTGGCTGATGCGATAGCTTCTTTAAATTTACCAGATGTGAGTCTACACCGTGGTGGTACTTACGTGTGCATGGAAGGACCGGCATTTTCGACCAAGGCGGAATCGAATCTTTATCGTAGTTGGGGAGCAACGGTAATTGGGATGACAAATTTACCAGAAGCCAAGTTAGCCAGAGAAGCAGAAATCGCTTATGCAACTTTAGCACTGGTGACTGATTATGATTGTTGGCATCCAGATCATGATAGTGTGACGGTGGAAATGGTAATTGCTAATTTACATAAAAATGCTGTAAATGCTCAAAAGGTAATTCAAGAGACTGTGAAGCGTTTAACTGAGAATCCACCTGCTAGTGATGCACATTTGGCGTTAAAGTATGCGATTTTGACGAATTTAGATAAAGCACCAGCAGCGACTAAGGAGAAGTTAGGTTTGTTATTGGAGAAGTATTTGTAG
- a CDS encoding response regulator transcription factor yields MTAQLLLVDDEPGLREAVKEYLQESGFSVQTASNAREGWDLMQQNTPDLVISDIMMPQVDGYQFLKQLRDDPRFQAMPVVFLTAKGMTGDRIQGYQAGVDAYLPKPFDPDELVAIIENLLARRSAQAPAISEDGENMDIAKLALEISKIKDLLSPRTAISYSPPPFKIDLTPREQSVLNLVAEGLMNKEIARRLETSVRNVEKYVSRLFSKTGTNSRTELVRFALEHGLAN; encoded by the coding sequence ATGACAGCACAACTGTTACTGGTAGATGATGAACCAGGATTGCGGGAAGCCGTGAAAGAGTATTTACAAGAAAGCGGTTTCAGTGTTCAAACTGCCAGTAACGCCCGTGAAGGTTGGGACTTGATGCAGCAAAATACACCTGATTTAGTAATTTCTGATATCATGATGCCCCAAGTGGATGGTTATCAGTTTCTCAAACAACTGCGAGATGACCCCCGCTTTCAAGCAATGCCTGTAGTATTTTTAACTGCTAAAGGCATGACAGGCGATCGCATTCAAGGCTACCAAGCTGGTGTTGACGCTTATCTACCCAAACCCTTCGATCCTGATGAATTAGTGGCAATTATCGAAAACTTGCTGGCTCGTCGCTCTGCTCAAGCACCAGCTATAAGTGAAGATGGAGAAAACATGGATATTGCCAAATTAGCCCTGGAAATTTCCAAAATTAAAGATTTGTTAAGTCCCAGAACAGCAATTTCTTACTCCCCACCTCCTTTCAAAATTGATTTAACTCCCAGAGAGCAAAGCGTCTTAAACCTAGTTGCAGAAGGATTGATGAATAAAGAAATTGCTCGACGCTTAGAAACTAGCGTTCGTAATGTTGAAAAATATGTCAGCCGTTTGTTTAGTAAAACTGGCACTAATAGCCGTACAGAGTTAGTTCGTTTTGCTTTAGAACATGGATTGGCTAATTAA
- a CDS encoding Npun_R1517 family heterocyst differentiation transcriptional regulator: protein MNSKALPRQINNLEVGVYECEIHLKFRLIEEKSLLGDREQLLQVLLDALTEGSDDFLETLQASVKAQEVSEFKASPQMRRQLMRLRNFADNSQ, encoded by the coding sequence ATGAACTCCAAAGCATTACCACGCCAAATAAATAATCTCGAAGTAGGTGTTTATGAATGCGAAATTCATCTCAAATTCAGGTTGATTGAAGAAAAGAGTCTATTGGGAGATCGTGAACAACTTTTGCAGGTGTTATTAGATGCACTAACTGAGGGATCTGATGACTTTTTGGAGACACTACAAGCGTCTGTAAAAGCTCAGGAGGTTTCTGAGTTCAAAGCCTCACCGCAAATGAGACGGCAACTGATGCGCTTACGGAACTTTGCTGATAATAGCCAATAA
- a CDS encoding NAD(P)H-quinone oxidoreductase subunit M: MDNPMLLKSTTRHIRIFAAEMDKDELVPSNQVLTLDVDPDNEFNWNEDALQKVYRKFDELVEASSGADLTDYNLRRIGSDLEHYLRSLLQKGEISYNLSSRVTNYSMGLPQVAANSNQ; encoded by the coding sequence ATGGATAACCCGATGCTGCTCAAGTCTACAACCCGCCACATTCGCATTTTTGCGGCGGAAATGGACAAAGATGAACTAGTTCCTAGTAATCAGGTGTTGACGCTAGATGTTGACCCAGACAACGAATTCAACTGGAATGAAGATGCTCTGCAAAAAGTTTATCGCAAGTTTGATGAACTAGTGGAAGCCTCTAGTGGCGCAGACCTAACAGATTATAACTTGCGTCGCATTGGGTCAGACTTAGAGCATTATCTGCGATCGCTGCTGCAAAAAGGCGAAATTAGCTACAATCTCTCTAGCCGCGTTACTAATTACAGCATGGGATTACCCCAAGTTGCAGCCAACTCAAATCAATAA
- a CDS encoding protein phosphatase 2C domain-containing protein yields the protein MENDAATLYCPNEYCQAANPLTHKFCQRCSTPLPKRYLWAVGDSLSLGSLGEILADRYLVIGQSIVFDLKPGLLPQTPELDNLQKFQAYLKLIPYRLHIPQIYGVLTVNPEQSQSEILLLENPPLLVDSLSSQVHLCSELTTVWGEASSIRQMNWLWQLAHLWQPLSTEGVASSLLDPSVLRVEGALVRLLELHLDSKPEPTLSQLGEFWQALRKEAKPAIAEFLNQISDSLIQGKINSSEQLITVLDQGLAQLGTSATGRTSPVQTAIKIVTQTNTGPSRQRNEDACYPPSGVVVSKPPQQTALAIVCDGIGGHEGGNIASTLAIETIQQQVIELTSVPYENIDPLLLLTDLEQAVALVNDKISQRNDIENRQGRQRMGTTLVMALPIAHEMYITHIGDSRAYWITRHGCYQVTLDDDVASREVRLGYAIYREALQHSGSGSLVQALGMSKSASLHPTSQRFIIDEDAIFLLTSDGLSDFDRVEEYWETEILPILSGDTNIENVAQRLIEIANTKNGHDNVTIALLHYQVQYSEPELRLKADIPTVSSSKTVDLTQKITNGTVLDKSHQQTQVIPETKPIRTSQLPLQLLVLLGVLLASGLLGYWIKVQRQLPLPIAEPINPSVNPQPTNLENNQKDFSPPVSQTPAP from the coding sequence ATGGAAAATGACGCGGCAACGCTGTACTGCCCAAATGAATATTGTCAAGCTGCTAACCCCCTAACACACAAGTTTTGCCAGCGATGTTCGACACCATTACCCAAGCGTTACCTTTGGGCTGTGGGAGATAGTTTAAGTCTGGGTAGTCTTGGAGAAATTTTAGCTGATCGCTATCTAGTCATTGGTCAATCAATTGTTTTTGATCTCAAGCCTGGATTACTACCCCAAACACCTGAATTAGATAATTTACAGAAATTTCAAGCCTATCTCAAACTCATTCCCTACCGCTTACACATACCGCAAATATATGGGGTGTTAACTGTAAACCCCGAACAATCCCAGTCAGAAATATTACTTCTGGAAAACCCTCCCCTGTTAGTTGATAGTCTAAGCTCTCAAGTACATCTGTGCAGCGAATTAACTACTGTTTGGGGTGAAGCCTCATCAATACGGCAAATGAACTGGCTTTGGCAGTTAGCTCATTTGTGGCAACCCCTGTCAACGGAAGGAGTAGCTTCCAGCTTATTAGATCCCAGTGTATTGCGAGTTGAAGGGGCATTAGTGCGGTTACTGGAGTTGCATTTAGATTCAAAACCAGAGCCAACATTGTCACAATTAGGGGAATTTTGGCAAGCACTGCGGAAAGAGGCCAAGCCAGCCATAGCTGAATTTCTCAACCAAATTAGCGATTCTCTAATTCAGGGCAAAATCAACTCATCTGAACAATTAATTACAGTTTTAGATCAAGGACTAGCACAGTTAGGGACATCTGCTACCGGACGAACTTCTCCAGTACAGACAGCTATTAAAATTGTCACCCAAACTAATACAGGCCCCAGTCGTCAACGCAACGAAGATGCCTGTTACCCACCCAGTGGTGTCGTGGTGAGTAAACCACCACAGCAAACAGCCTTAGCTATTGTCTGCGACGGTATTGGTGGGCATGAAGGAGGTAACATCGCATCCACTTTGGCCATTGAAACTATTCAGCAACAAGTAATCGAACTAACTTCAGTTCCTTATGAGAACATAGATCCCTTGCTGCTGCTAACTGATTTAGAACAGGCAGTAGCACTTGTCAATGATAAAATTAGCCAGCGCAATGATATTGAAAATCGTCAAGGGCGACAACGGATGGGAACCACTCTGGTAATGGCTTTGCCCATCGCCCATGAAATGTATATCACCCATATTGGTGATAGTCGTGCCTATTGGATTACCCGCCACGGTTGTTATCAAGTTACCTTAGATGATGATGTGGCTTCCCGCGAAGTGCGTTTAGGCTATGCTATATACCGCGAAGCATTACAACATAGTGGTTCTGGCTCTTTGGTGCAAGCTTTAGGGATGAGTAAAAGCGCTTCATTACATCCCACATCCCAAAGGTTTATCATTGATGAAGATGCCATTTTTCTACTCACATCCGATGGTTTGAGTGATTTTGACCGTGTAGAGGAATATTGGGAAACAGAAATTTTACCAATTCTTTCTGGCGACACAAATATAGAAAATGTAGCCCAGCGACTTATAGAAATCGCTAATACAAAAAATGGACACGATAATGTCACCATTGCTTTATTACATTATCAAGTCCAATATTCCGAACCTGAATTAAGGCTCAAAGCTGACATTCCCACTGTTTCCTCTAGCAAAACGGTAGATTTGACACAAAAAATCACAAACGGGACAGTTTTAGACAAATCTCACCAGCAAACTCAAGTTATTCCAGAAACCAAGCCTATTCGCACCTCTCAATTACCGCTACAGTTGCTAGTTCTTTTGGGGGTACTTTTAGCATCTGGTTTACTAGGATATTGGATCAAAGTCCAACGGCAGCTACCACTTCCGATTGCCGAGCCGATAAATCCATCCGTCAACCCACAACCAACAAACCTAGAAAACAACCAGAAAGATTTCTCACCACCAGTCAGTCAAACACCTGCGCCTTAG